The genomic stretch TCTAAATACTTCAAAATGTAATCATATTGCATGTTCATTTATTATCCTTGAGAAAGGACAAGATGGTCATCATAATTTaggttattttcttttattttgtgtTATAAAATTGAATAATTACCTAATGCAGGTTGCAGAACTCATGCCATGCATGGAAGAAAATAAGAATCTCAGTTATTGTAAGGTTGTAGAGGTGATTGCTGAAACAACTACACCATTGCTGCCTATGGAGGAGCTTCTTGCCAAGATAAAGTCTGACAGGTTGACACTGAATTTTACAGTTATTCTACTTTTGCTACTAATCCACAAACAAATCAACCTATAGTTCTATACAGCATGCTTGATCTCTCACTCATTCTCTCTCTTTGTATATTTCTTCAAACAATTTCCAATTCCTTCACTGATGATTTTTCTTTGCTAAATAATTTGAATGCAGCAAGCCATATCCTATCTACCAATGAAACTTAATTATGAGTTAGCCATGCTCCATCTCTTTCAGAGCTTGCTCCTTCTGGTACTGAACCTAAACCTACCAAGCCAATAGTGAAGGATGAACCTGCAAACGTGCAAGAGCAAATGATCGCTCCACTTTCTCCTTATGCTATGCGAGCCACTTTTTACTATCACATATGATGCTGGAAACATAACCCGTGAACTTGAAGTGTTTTATATAAATAGGTATAATGACTTGAAACCATCAAGTTCCTGATTCCTGTGCAAAGTATTACCAAGCCATCAGCTGCTGTTAGTCCATCCAAAATGGCTGGAGATGATTGTGACCCCAGGAAAATCTCTCCTTATGTAGCATAAGCAAGTTTTCCTTGCACTTGTCTGATTTTGCTCTTGTTGACTGAGCTGAATGCCTAATGTGCTATTCTGGCAGGTATGAAGATTTGAAACCACCTTCCTCTTCCTCTGCCACCCAAATCACTGCTTCTGCCAAGACAAGTGCAATGGATGTATTACTAGGGGAATCCATAACAGAAAATGGTCCAACTACGATAAATCCAGTCCTTTCAGCCGCAACATAACCTCATGCAGTTGCAAATACTAACTTGAATCACCGATCGCCATTTCCTATGTATGGCTTCTTTTGCTACCATCTTTATGAAATCAACTTGTAGAATCTGAAATTGGTATAATTGTTCTTGAAAAATAGAAGTGGCATTTTGCCATTTAACTATTTGGTGTTGTTTTGACAACACATTAATATTAGAGAAAAATTTCACATTCCCCTTAGAGTTTACCGATATTCTCATTGCACCTCCAGCAAATTTGATAAATTACATCTTACCCCTAACCTGTGCAAAATCATCATATTGTTAGGTTAAGATGATTGCCAACACTGAATCATAGGAGAGTTTTTACGCGGTCTCTATTTGCTTGcttgctttctttctttctttcttttaagTTCCCActagaatttcaaaattagtgaCAAGTCAGGTATTTTTATATGAACTAGGCAAAAACGTCTACCAGTCTGCTTGCTAGTCAATTGTAAGCTGCTTGACATGGATGAGATTGAATTTCCCCTTCATTTGTGATTGCTCATGCTTTCATTTATTTCACGTTAGCTATTTTTGCTTATCCTCTCGGAGAAATTTCGTAGTACGTTGTGCAACAATATCTCAACCAAAAAGTCAAAAACAAAATATAGTATATCATCAACAGACTCATTTGTTTggcaccggcaaatcagaatctTGACCACACTACAGCTTGAAGTTGATTCATGGATGGAAAGATCCAAGGGGTTTGGTTGCCGGCCATAGCTAACTCTGTGATATAACCGGCTTTAACTCCACGTTACGTTTATGTTGGCAGGCAAGAGAAACAAAAGAACCGGGTCAAACAAGAAGACGTGCGGCAAGTTGAAACAAGTTCAAGTACATCACTTATCTTTTAAATATATGTATATTATGTCATTGAACTATCCTTTTGGTCCAACATCTCCAACAGAGACATCGACGCCTCAACCATTTCATTTTTCTccacatattaattaaatccgtTCACTGTAACCCTTTTTCCTCGATTTCAGTTCAATTTCTCCATGTTCTATAAATAATCTCGTCTCTCTGCAATGAACATGAACTTGAGGATGATAAGGAGGAGAGGCTAGGTGAGAGCATGATGTTGGTACGGCTCAATCAAATCATCCTGATTTATTCTGAGTATTATAAATTTGTAGTTCGATCCGATTGAGCCGTGCCAATATCAAACTTTGCCCGGTCTATTtcagaaaagagaagtttaatgcTATTGTGCTGCAGGTTTGCATATGAGTGGCTCCTGGAGTATATCAGTCCAAGGTATGTATTTTTGATATCCTGAAAAAATTATAAGCATGGATCCTGGTAATCCATTTATTCTGATGGCCAATTTGTCGGTGTTATTAAAATCAGATAATTGATCATTTAGATTCTTTTGAACTGGCGTAGTATATTTGTTCGATCAGGGAACCCCCAAAACTCCGGCCGATCTGATTTTAAGAACACTGCAAGCTGCAACAGAAGAGTACGCACGCATGCAACAATGGATGTTCGGAGGAACTTACTATTCGATCCGTTTAAATGGatatagattttaaaaatttggatAAAATAGCAAAATTCTTATGGGTATTGATGAGTTTAGATGAAAAGACTCGCTAGCTAGTGAATAGTTGAGAAAAGTTAAGCTATTTGAAGATTATATAGGATTCTATCTAAAATAAGGAAAGATGATGTGCTGGGTAGATATATTTAATGTTGACCGTGCTCGAAGAGGATGACATCGAGCGATCTTTTCTATGTACACCATAGAGAGAGCAAATGAAAATGTTAGAGTGAGAACTAAGGAGGGGTCCCTGGTACAGACATTCCAACGTTCAAGTTAGAACCGTGACAAAAATGGAGAAGACGATGAACAATAGAATAataatgttgatgtgtgtgtgcgCGCATAGCATAATGTATTTGGCTAACAGAGAGGATCTTTTTTTTACTGACCCTCATAACCTATGCAATAATTAGGCGTTAGAGAATGTTTGGTGTCAGAATATGTCGAGTAAAAGAAGAGGTACGACCACCCTCAGAGGAAGGTTCTATTGTGTGTATATGTCAGGATAGTGAAATATTCCCTGACGAGCAACTGTTATTATCTGATAGGTTGTTATAATTTTCTAACATAGCTATATCTTGGAGGAAATTTGACCGGTTCTGGGGCCGATCGGTTATATGCTGGGAGACATGCCCTTGAAGAGGAGCgtagatcctctggtccgcaaaacGCAGACTAGAGGATGGACCACTCTCCACTATTGGTGGAGAGTGATAGCCCCACGTGTAAAATAAGTGGGGGTAATCACTCTCTACCAATGGTGGAGAGCGACCCATCCTCTGGTCCGCGTTTTGCGGACTAGAGGATCTGAGCTGCTTGAAGAACGGGTAGCTAAGTCTCAAAAGGTCCGATCAACTTTAAAATTGACCAACTGTATGTTGGAAGACTTGCCCTTGAAGAGTAGGATCCCGAAGGTCCGACCGACTCAGCTGGGGTCGACTAGCTGCATACTGGGAGTTGAGCCCATGAAGTAGGGAGCTGAGTCTCGAAGGTCTGACCGATGTTGGTACCGATCAGCTATATGCTGAGAGACTTGCACAGGTGAAGTGAATAGTTAAGTCTCGAAGGTCCAACCGGCATTGGTGTCGATTGGCTATATGTCGAGAGATTTGTATAGGAGAAGTGGAGAGTTGAGTCTCAAAGGTTCGACCGGTGGTAATGTCGACCGGTTATATGCTGAGAGATTTGCATATGCGAAGTAGGGAGCTGAGCCTCGTAAGTCTTACCGACACTGGGACCAATCAATTGTGTACTTGGAGCTGAGCCCATGAAGTGGGGGGTTGCGCCCCGAAGGTCTGATCGGTGTTGGAGCCGATCGGTTATATGCTGAGACACTTGCACATAGGAAGAGGGGAGCTGGGCCTCAAAAGTTTGACCGATGTTGGGGCTGGCCGAGTATATGCTGAGACATTTGCACATAGAAGTGGGGAGTTGGACCCCGAAGGTCCAATCGACTGTGTACTGGGAGTTGAGCCCAGGAGAAGTGGGTGGCTGAGCATCAAATATGAGTGGTCTGTCCGACTACATACACCCTGACTatctccttgactttgactgtcacctCTCTTTGACTTTGACTATTATATCAACTTGACTTTAATTGTCACC from Zingiber officinale cultivar Zhangliang chromosome 5B, Zo_v1.1, whole genome shotgun sequence encodes the following:
- the LOC121985967 gene encoding protein TIC 62, chloroplastic-like isoform X1 — protein: MNLRDGDPLCHIGFRLGVQVAELMPCMEENKNLSYCKVVEVIAETTTPLLPMEELLAKIKSDRYEDLKPPSSSSATQITASAKTSAMDVLLGESITENGPTTINPVLSAAT
- the LOC121985967 gene encoding protein TIC 62, chloroplastic-like isoform X2, with amino-acid sequence MNLRDGDPLCHIGFRLGVQVAELMPCMEENKNLSYCKVVEVIAETTTPLLPMEELLAKIKSDRQEKQKNRVKQEDVRQVETSSSTSLIF